TCCGACCGTGTATGGAAGAATCACAATTGCCATTGCGCCTTCCAACGAGAACATCGTCTACTTCCTTCTGCAAGGCGCGAACAGCGGAACAGGCGTGGGCGGGCACCAACTCTGGCGATACGACGCTTCAACAGGGAACTGGATTAACCGCGGCGGCAACCTGCCCAACGAGGCAGGACTTGCAAACAATGGCGTCTTCTCTACGCAAGGGGGATACGACCAGATGGTCGTTGTACGGCCCAACGATCCGAATTTTGTGATTGTCGGCGGTGTGAATCTCTATCGCTCGACAGACGGCTTTGCGACGACACTGAACACCACAAGGATCGGAGGATATTCCGGTCCGACCACGTATGCTGATTATGGCAACCACCATGCCGACCAGCACGCCGGGATGTTTCTTCCGGGAAGTAATTCTGTTTTCTTATCAGCTCATGATGGCGGTTTGTCGCGTACCTCCGACATAACAACGATCTCCGTTGCATGGACACGACTGAACAACGGATATTTCACAACGCAATTCTACGCTGTCGGACTTGACAGGCGGGATCCGGGCAACGACATCGTACTCGGAGGCACACAGGATAACGGGACGTGGTTCACGAACAGCACAAGTCAGTTTGCCAATTGGGTCAAGGTACACAGCGGCGACGGCGGGTTCCTTGAACTTTCATGGCCGCGCGGATCATACTATCTGTCGTCTCAATATGGAACAACATATAGATATTTGTTGAACGACAACGGAGGCGGAACTACTACATTCTACTGGACGCGAGTCGATCCTGTTAATGATACGGGCTATTTGTTCATCACGCCGTTCGTTCTTGATCGGAACTTCACCAACCGCATGTATCTTGCAGGGAAGGATCGCATCAAACGGAATACGAACGTCACAGAAATTCCTATGGGCTCGAGCGCTCCGGCCACGCTGAATTGGAGTGACTTGACAAATACTATTCTGACAGGAAGGAAAATCAGCGCGCTGGAACATACACTCAACGCCCCCACGAATCGCCTCTATTACGGGACGACAAACGGGGAAATTTACAGGATTGACGCCCCTTCAACCGGTAACCCGACTCCCGTCAATATCTGGACGGGGAAAGGCTTGCCCGCGAACGCGTACGTTTCATGTCTTGCAGCAGACCCGTTTGACGGAGACCATGTTATTGCTGTGTTCTCAAACTACAGCGTTGTAAGTTTGTACAGGACGACAAATGGTGGTACAAATTGGGCGGCTATTGCAGGGAATCTTGAGCAGTTTGCCAGCGGAGCGGGTAACGGACCTTCCGTTCGTTGGGCGGAGATTGTGCGCGGTCGCTTCAACAACTACTATCTTGCCGGGACGAGCACGGGCTTGTACTCTACAGAATCTATTGACGGTATGGCAACCATTTGGGCGCAGGAAGGTTCGACCATTATCGGAAATGTCGTCGTTGATCATATCGACAGCCGCCAGCCCGATGGAGTTGTTATTGTTGGAACGCACGGTGCCGGCGTGTTCAGCGGACAGCATCCGTTGCCGTTGGATGTTGAGATGAGTGAGGGCGTTCCCCAACAGTTTGCGTTGCATCAGAACTATCCCAATCCCTTCAACCCATCAACAACCATAAGGTTCTCGATTCCAAGACAATCGCCCGTCAGCCTTTCGATTCATGATGTGCAAGGTCGGCTTGTGAGGCACCTTGTTGACGGACAGGCTCTCGCTGCAGGGACTCACAAAATGGTGTGGGATGGAACGGACAACTCAGGGGGAAGGGCTGCGAGCGGCATCTACTTTGCAAGAATGCAGGCCGGAGAATTCCGGTCCTCCGTGAAGATGGCATTGTTGAAATGATGAAAGGCGGGTGCGAGTGATATTTTAGTTGGCAAACTCAAGTCCGCAGGGAAGGAAAGCAAATTGTTGTCGTGCCGGGAGTGAAGCGGCATTTGCGCTGTGTGGCCACAAGTTCGTTGTGGAAGCCGGTTTTGTGCTGTTGCAGCTTGGTGGTACCTGTTTGCTCACGCACCGGGTACCACACCAGCACGGCCACTTCGCCGAATCCGGCACAATCCTCAAGTTGCCAGTAAGCATGCGGCGAGCAGAAATCTTCCATCAAATCATAGAACGCCGCCGTCATCAGGATGTATGAGTCCTCGGTGACCGAGTTCTTCAGAAGCCTGTGGGCGAAAATGACTTCGGGCCCGGCAATTTTCGTGAAGCTGCCGAGTTGCGAAACGACTGCATCGCCGTAATGAACAATGGCTTTGGCGCTTAACTCCGACGTGGCACAAACAGGGCAGCCGTTGGCCAGAAGTTCCTTCTGGCTGCTATGTACTTCTTCAAGGCAGCGGCGCATCTGATGCAGAACGGCACTCGCAGTTGCCCCGGTATTCTCTCCGTAGGCGTGAAACGTTACGGCGTCACCCGTCATCTCATGCAGAATCAAAGGGCTTCCCGCGGTTCTGACAATTCTCTCCAACAAATCAAGAATTATCCGCTCGGCGTGGACGAGATTGCCCTCGTGCCGTCGGAGGAAGTTCGTGTAGCCGCTGATGTCAACAATGGCGATGAACAGTTGTTTCGACTCCATTCTGCGACCCACTCTTTCTATGTCATATGCTCTTTTCATCTTCCTGATGCTCTCCATAAAATTAGGAACAAGACTGCGCCTTTTCGGGCGCAGTCTTGTTGTGAGAAATTTGCCCGATTACTTCCTGCTCTTGAAAGCGAACGGAATTTTCACCCAGCTCTTCACTGCATTGTCCTGCATCTTCGCAGGGGCATACTCGGCGTTGGTAACCGCCGTAATGACGGCATTGTTGAACACCGGGTGGTCCCCCTTCACGAG
The Bacteroidota bacterium genome window above contains:
- a CDS encoding T9SS type A sorting domain-containing protein, with the translated sequence TGKWYYGTGEFTGNSASGQGAAIYQGNGIFKSTNGGVNWTLLASTASGTPQTFDNLFDFVWNVATDPSNTTQDEVYAATYGSIQRSTNGGTSWTPVLGGASPYSYATDVAVTTTGIVYAAGSSGSNMSGMRRSTNGTTWTNITPATNFPTVYGRITIAIAPSNENIVYFLLQGANSGTGVGGHQLWRYDASTGNWINRGGNLPNEAGLANNGVFSTQGGYDQMVVVRPNDPNFVIVGGVNLYRSTDGFATTLNTTRIGGYSGPTTYADYGNHHADQHAGMFLPGSNSVFLSAHDGGLSRTSDITTISVAWTRLNNGYFTTQFYAVGLDRRDPGNDIVLGGTQDNGTWFTNSTSQFANWVKVHSGDGGFLELSWPRGSYYLSSQYGTTYRYLLNDNGGGTTTFYWTRVDPVNDTGYLFITPFVLDRNFTNRMYLAGKDRIKRNTNVTEIPMGSSAPATLNWSDLTNTILTGRKISALEHTLNAPTNRLYYGTTNGEIYRIDAPSTGNPTPVNIWTGKGLPANAYVSCLAADPFDGDHVIAVFSNYSVVSLYRTTNGGTNWAAIAGNLEQFASGAGNGPSVRWAEIVRGRFNNYYLAGTSTGLYSTESIDGMATIWAQEGSTIIGNVVVDHIDSRQPDGVVIVGTHGAGVFSGQHPLPLDVEMSEGVPQQFALHQNYPNPFNPSTTIRFSIPRQSPVSLSIHDVQGRLVRHLVDGQALAAGTHKMVWDGTDNSGGRAASGIYFARMQAGEFRSSVKMALLK
- a CDS encoding DUF2652 domain-containing protein, which encodes MKRAYDIERVGRRMESKQLFIAIVDISGYTNFLRRHEGNLVHAERIILDLLERIVRTAGSPLILHEMTGDAVTFHAYGENTGATASAVLHQMRRCLEEVHSSQKELLANGCPVCATSELSAKAIVHYGDAVVSQLGSFTKIAGPEVIFAHRLLKNSVTEDSYILMTAAFYDLMEDFCSPHAYWQLEDCAGFGEVAVLVWYPVREQTGTTKLQQHKTGFHNELVATQRKCRFTPGTTTICFPSLRT